The Porites lutea chromosome 4, jaPorLute2.1, whole genome shotgun sequence genome contains a region encoding:
- the LOC140934733 gene encoding gamma-aminobutyric acid receptor subunit rho-1-like — translation MRKETIFMMFVIAAFFDNLLTSTTSGLTERRRRRDLNRTIHTSSSRKALPDDSYAKVSKLINKRLKHYDKNVRPNDTGKPVEVLIEFKLMAFGKIREEEMDYTIDIFFRQWWTDPRLAHGQEKVFNAALDPTKLGKGIWTPDTYFRNVKSSNYHSVSRENMRLRIFSDGRIYYSARITLTAQCDMDLRMFPLDTQQCYLIIESYAYTVDDVVYNWKTKGPNAIEVFATELAQYDLLDVVTSKKASTNSKGSFDSLKATFTLKRRTTYFIFQLYIPSAFVVFLSWLSFWIDRHAVPARISLVITCILSTMFLFESTNSSLPRISYLKAVDHYLITSFVFIVSCMVEYVCVLNFPDKSSAIPRSQSFAPPPTPCQGASSITEMMDHHTDFNKERPNGVAGGLSLRKGAFLHENLSSARKKQSSSLNPFIEGFPIKQYPPHYIDKYARKIFPLLFGLFNIIYWSYYLPRR, via the exons ATGAGGAAGGAGACCATCTTTATGATGTTCGTAATTGCAGCATTCTTCGATAATCTACTAACAAG CACTACCTCTGGCCTCACTGAAAGACGACGACGCAGGGATTTAAATCGTACTATTCATACAAGCAGCTCAAGAAAAG CATTGCCTGATGACTCCTACGCCAAGGTTTCAAAGTTAATTAACAAAAGACTGAAGCATTACGACAAAAACGTTCGTCCAAATGATACAG GAAAACCTGTGGAAGTTCTTATCGAATTCAAGCTTATGGCCTTTGGGAAAATACGAGAAGAAGAAATG GACTACACGATAGATATATTCTTTAGACAATGGTGGACGGACCCAAGACTCGCCCATGGACAGGAAAAGGTGTTCAATGCTGCACTCGATCCTACCAAACTTGGTAAAGGGATATGGACTCCTGATACCTACTTTAGAAACGTCAAATCTTCTAATTATCATTCCGTTAGTCGAGAAAACATGCGGCTTAGAATATTCAGCGATGGGAGAATTTATTATAGCGCAAG aaTCACTCTAACAGCTCAGTGTGATATGGACCTGAGGATGTTCCCTTTAGACACTCAACAATGTTACCTCATAATAGAAAGTT ATGCTTATACAGTAGATGATGTCGTGTATAACTGGAAAACGAAAGGTCCTAATGCAATTGAAGTTTTTGCCACTGAATTAGCTCAATATGACCTGTTGGATGTTGTTACATCAAAAAAGGCGTCAACCAATAGCAAAG gttCCTTTGACAGTTTAAAAGCAACCTTCACCCTCAAGCGACGAACGACATACTTCATTTTCCAGCTCTACATTCCTTCAGCGTTTGTTGTCTTCCTCTCATGGCTCAGCTTTTGGATAGACCGTCATGCAGTTCCGGCTCGAATCTCCCTGGTGATCACGTGCATTCTGAGTACTATGTTTCTATTTGAGTCAACTAACTCCAGTCTACCTCGAATTTCCTATCTTAAGGCGGTGGACCACTACTTGATTACTTCGTTTGTGTTCATCGTATCTTGTATGGTTGAATACGTCTGTGTTTTGAACTTTCCGGATAAATCGTCTGCCATACCTAGGAGTCAAAGCTTTGCGCCG CCTCCAACACCGTGTCAAGGTGCGAGTTCTATAACAGAAATGATGGATCATCACACAGACTTCAATAAAGAACGACCAAATGGTGTTGCTGGAGGTCTGTCGCTTAGAAAAGGAGCGTTTCTCCACGAAAATCTTTCTTCGGCAAGAAAAAAGCAGTCATCTTCTTTGAACCCCTTTATTGAAGGGTTTCCCATAAAGCAATACCCCCCTCATTATATCGACAAGTACGCACGCAAGATATTTCCGCTTCTCTTTGGACTATTCAATATAATATACTGGTCTTACTATCTACCGCGCCGATGA